The proteins below come from a single Cannabis sativa cultivar Pink pepper isolate KNU-18-1 chromosome 3, ASM2916894v1, whole genome shotgun sequence genomic window:
- the LOC133035517 gene encoding uncharacterized protein LOC133035517: protein MSELDSLDIRVRPYLQQVGYHKWSRYHCKNNRYSTMTSNIAESLNAANLAARELPITTLMESLRALIQQWTYTNRKKAQKTTTFLTPTAEKKLVDNFVESLTENVKPINETMFEVIELTRSWVINLKEKTCSCNRFQLDELPCAHALVML from the exons atgagcgagttggacagcttggacatccgtgtaagaccatatttacaacaagttggataccacaaatggtcaagataccactgcaaaaacaacaggtattcaactatgacttcaaacattgctgaatctctaaatgcagcaaacttggcagctagagagctaccaatcacaacactgatggagtcattgagagcattgattcaacaatggacatacacaaacaggaaaaaagcacagaaaacaacaacatttttaacacctacagcagaaaagaaattagtcgacaactttgtggaatcattgacagaaaat GTAAAACCAATAAACGAGACCATGTTCGAAGTCATTGAACTAACCAGATCATGGGTCATCAACCTCAAGGAGAAAACATGCAGTTGCAACAGATTCCAACTTGATGAGTTACCGTGTGCTCATGCGCTTGTCATgttataa
- the LOC133035518 gene encoding uncharacterized protein LOC133035518, with translation MESGQETQCLNKGTEIVERKDIPFLVFYNGKFDDRMNYENYEASGHYISANCNYEDLQQKLKDALECNQENNILRVKYQVKEGYQPLRIKDDQSLHFYIQLKLKDPDFTTYPMCVNVINNPTTTIDATFFGNDNSLITHRSAFQPIEYNAATTEDSTNQQHIIEARVPEFGEESFDFMDYAKLVAEEMVEQLENNEKKGTEITDYDELLITDPHHPGK, from the exons atg GAATCTGGACAGGAAACACAATGCTTGAACAAAGGAACAGAGATAGTA GAAAGgaaagacattccattcctagtcttctacaatggaaaattcgatgatcgaatgaattatgaaaattatgaagccaGTGGACACTACATTTCTGCCAATTGTAACTATGAAGATTTGCAACAGAAACTCAAAGATGCCCTggaatgcaaccaagaaaacaacattttgcgagtgaaatatcaagtgaaggaaggataccaaccattgaggataaaggatgatcaaagcctgcatttctacatacaactcaaactgaaagaccccgacttcacaacatacccaatgtgtgtgaatgtcatcaacaacccaacaacaaccatcGATGCAACATTCTTTggaaatgacaattcattaattacacatagaagcgccttccaaccaatcgaatacaatgcagcaacaacagaagactcaacaaatcaacaacatatAATTGAAGCAAGAGTACCAGAATTTGGGgaagaaagttttgacttcatggactatgcaaaacttgtggcAGAGGAAATGGTTGAGCAACTGGAAAACAACGAGAAAAAAGGAACCGAAATCACGGATTATGACGAACTACTAATCACGGATCCGCATCATCCGGGgaaatag
- the LOC115708728 gene encoding serine carboxypeptidase-like 40, with protein sequence MKLKSSHHHHCLILSLIIISCYFVAEIHGKRQAKSLIHLSKAFSKRKAGVDTNLFAVDQSNVVNHHDLHDHDDDEKFLKENDRIGRLPGQPNVNFTQYGGYVTVNKTAGRSLYYYFVEAHYNKDSLPLLLWLNGGPGCSSLAYGAMQELGPFRVHSDGKSLYSNRYSWNYAANVLFLESPAGVGFSYSNTTSDYDKSGDANTAADNYLFLVKWLERFPEYKNRDFYISGESYAGHYVPQLAHTILYHNNNNNNTNNTIINLKGILIGNAVINDESDERGMYEYMGSHALISDKSANTIKNHCDFSPKAAQSTECDIAMEEVNKDTYYLDIYNIYAPLCTSTNLTSKPKSASVMNFDPCSDYYVHAYLNRRDVQIAMHANVTKLPYDWEPCSDVIQGWADSPHTVLPLLREFMSNGLRVWIFSGDIDGRVPVTSTINSLKLMNLTVKTQWHPWYFDGEIGGYTEVYKGELTFSTVRGAGHQVPSYQPRRALSLIKHFLDGTDLPDTTRYD encoded by the exons ATGAAACTAAAGAGCTCTCATCATCACCATTGTTTGATTCTTTCTTTGATAATAATTTCTTGTTATTTTGTGGCTGAAATTCATGGCAAAAGGCAAGCCAAATCTCTCATCCATTTGAGCAAAGCTTTCTCAAAACGAAAAGCTGGAGTGGACACCAACCTTTTCGCTGTTGATCAAAGCAATGTAGTCAATCATCATGATCTTCACGATCATGATGATGACGAGAAATTTTTGAAGGAGAATGATAGAATTGGAAGATTGCCGGGGCAACCGAATGTGAATTTTACTCAGTATGGTGGATATGTTACGGTAAATAAAACAGCGGGTCGTTCgctctattattattttgtcgAAGCTCACTATAATAAGGATTCATTACCTCTTCTTCTTTGGCTCAATGGAG GACCTGGTTGTTCTTCACTAGCCTATGGAGCAATGCAAGAGTTGGGACCATTCAGAGTTCATAGTGATGGCAAATCACTTTACTCCAACAGATATTCTTGGAATTatg CTGCAAATGTATTGTTCCTTGAATCACCAGCTGGGGTAGGATTTTCATACTCAAACACAACATCTGATTATGACAAAAGTGGAGATGCTAACACAGCAGctgataattatttatttttggtcaAATGGTTGGAAAGatttccagaatacaaaaaCAGAGATTTTTACATTTCTGGAGAAAGCTATGCTGGTCATTATGTCCCTCAATTGGCTCATACAATTCTCTaccacaacaataataataataataccaaCAACACCATTATCAACCTCAAAGGAATCCTT ATTGGAAATGCAGTGATTAATGATGAAAGTGATGAAAGAGGAATGTATGAGTACATGGGATCACATGCTTTGATATCAGATAAATCAGCCAATACCATTAAAAATCACTGTGACTTCTCACCTAAGGCAGCTCAGTCAACTGAGTGTGATATTGCCATGGAAGAGGTCAATAAAGACACTTATTATcttgatatttataatatctatgCTCCTCTTTGTACTTCCACAAATCTcacttcaaagcccaaatcagCTTCG gTGATGAATTTTGATCCATGTAGCGATTACTACGTGCATGCATATTTGAACAGAAGAGATGTTCAAATAGCCATGCATGCAAACGTAACAAAGCTTCCATATGATTGGGAGCCATGCAGTGATGTGATCCAAGGATGGGCTGACAGTCCACACACTGTCTTACCACTTCTACGTGAGTTCATGTCTAATGGTCTTCGAGTTTGGATTTTTAGTGGTGACATAGATGGAAGAGTGCCTGTTACTTCAACCATTAACTCACTCAAACTCATGAACCTCACTGTTAAGACTCAATGGCATCCTTGGTACTTCGATGGAGAG ATTGGTGGATATACAGAAGTGTATAAAGGAGAGTTAACATTTTCGACAGTGAGAGGAGCTGGTCATCAAGTCCCAAGTTACCAACCTCGTAGAGCTCTTTCACTCATCAAACACTTCCTTGATGGCACTGATCTTCCTGATACCACAAGATATGATTAA
- the LOC115711269 gene encoding F-box/WD-40 repeat-containing protein At3g52030 — translation MDPTPSGNKKRHLHIHTHGSSRARTTGGCLDHNVLCIIFSFLDLFDLAHCSVVCKSWHVVINKSKLLQVFYMKQQKLDGSTSLEKPLNVYLEELAMERHKLALAKGSVVVNQWRGHSIGANQCRMKRGLLLTGGGDKVMRLWSLGNYKCLEEYSTPDSTSVVDFDFDESKIVGLLGTRICIWRRDGARSVFPPREGTFSKGLCMRYLDPEAVVGCEDGTVRVFDMYSKKCSRIIRMHTGPVTCLCMSDDQLVLSGSSLGNVSISSLSSDQQVSKLRTRDSTDLRALCFNPRSHLVFAGVTSGNMSCWDIRTMRILWENRVSPNVLYSLQHLRNDSSTLVVGGIDGILRVLNQNTGEVVSRIVLAGSISSSRDKNGIVVRTRGARLAEDVHIDSVPKIIRPPITCLAVGMKKVVTTHNTKFIRLWKFS, via the exons ATGGACCCCACGCCTTCCGGCAACAAGAAGAGGCATCTTCACATTCACACTCATGGAAGCTCAAGAGCTCGTACAACAGGTGGCTGCCTTGACCACAACGTCCTCTGCATCATTTTCTCCTTCCTTGACCTCTTCGACCTCGCTCACTGCTCCGTTGTCTGCAAATCTTG GCATGTGGTTATCAACAAGTCTAAGCTGCTTCAAGTCTTTTACATGAAGCAGCAGAAATTGGATGGTTCTACGAGTTTGGAGAAGCCTCTGAATGTGTATTTGGAGGAGCTGGCTATGGAGCGCCATAAATTGGCTTTGGCTAAAGGATCGGTTGTTGTTAATCAGTGGAGAGGCCATTCAATTGG GGCGAATCAATGTCGAATGAAGAGGGGATTGCTTCTTACTGGTGGAGGTGATAAG GTTATGCGTCTGTGGTCATTAGGAAACTATAAATGTTTGGAAGAGTATTCAACACCAGACTCAACCTCTGTAGTTGACTTTGATTTTGATGAATCTAAG ATTGTTGGATTACTTGGCACTCGTATATGTATATGGAGGCGAGATGGGGCAAGAAGTGTATTTCCTCCTCGTGAGGGTACCTTTTCCAAGGGTTTATGCATGCG ATACTTGGATCCTGAGGCTGTGGTTGGGTGTGAAGATGGAACAGTTCGTGTATTCGATATGTACAGTAAGAAATGCTCTCGGATAATTAG GATGCATACCGGGCCAGTGACGTGCTTATGTATGAGCGACGATCAACTGGTACTCAGCGGTTCTTCTCTAGGCAATGTCAGCATCTCAAGTCTTTCCTCCGATCAACAGGTTTCCAAGCTAAGAACAAGAGATTCCACAG ACTTGAGGGCTTTGTGTTTCAATCCACGCTCTCACTTGGTATTTGCGGGAGTAACTTCTGGAAATATGTCTTGTTGGGACATTAG GACAATGAGAATTTTATGGGAAAATCGAGTTAGCCCCAACGTTTTGTACTCCTTGCAACACCTAAGAAATGACTCATCAACATTAGTTGTGGGCGGGATAGACGGTATACTGCGTGTTCTGAACCAGAACACAGGTGAAGTTGTTTCCAGAATTGTTTTGGCAGGAAGCATTTCGAGCTCTCGAGACAAGAATGGAATAGTTGTGAGAACAAGAGGAGCAAGGCTTGCAGAAGATGTTCACATTGACAGTGTTCCGAAAATTATTCGACCTCCCATAACTTGCTTGGCTGTTGGGATGAAAAAGGTTGTCACCACACATAATACCAAGTTCATCAggttgtggaaatttagctaa